Proteins from one Mercurialis annua linkage group LG7, ddMerAnnu1.2, whole genome shotgun sequence genomic window:
- the LOC126657129 gene encoding uncharacterized protein LOC126657129, with protein MEASYPASRVDRPDHLFYSCVTALDCWGRVSVPVFVEDSSFLDWVEQWFQNLNGEEVSLVAMICWQLWVNRNDLAAWKVAHVKNAQLKMTRTVHGDGQDKWSPPVKGWLKANIDAAVFSGNGGVGVGIVVRDWKGSLVQVRQV; from the exons ATGGAAGCTAGCTATCCCGCTTCAC GGGTTGACAGGCCGGATCACCTTTTTTATTCGTGTGTGACTGCGTTGGACTGCTGGGGTCGAGTTTCTGTTCCTGTCTTCGTGGAGGACAGCAGCTTCTTGGATTGGGTTGAGCAGTGGTTCCAAAATTTAAATGGCGAAGAAGTGTCTCTTGTAGCTATGATTTGCTGGCAACTATGGGTGAACAGGAATGAC CTTGCTGCATGGAAAGTTGCCCACGTGAAGAATGCCCAGCTCAAGATGACAAGGACTGTGCATGGGGATGGGCAGGATAAATGGTCTCCGCCGGTTAAAGGATGGTTGAAAGCTAACATTGATGCTGCGGTTTTTTCTGGTAATGGTGGTGTAGGTGTGGGGATTGTAGTCCGAGATTGGAAAGGTTCCTTGGTGCAGGTGAGACAGGTGTAA